A genomic window from Oceanobacillus timonensis includes:
- a CDS encoding CamS family sex pheromone protein: MKKWILSIAVIALFLSGCMQQTSNDDEVVQEETSQEEASIVPTNRLSGENYRMILPYQPSEARGVITNQVANRVDIDEMEEGLRRLSMDVYDPEDYYFQEGQYFDSDRIYSWIDELNPEVDKGSDEETFRENPRYLSHILEQNYLTQTEEDNVHLEGISIGLAMKSVYQFQTDTGEPYEYEEISESDMMNQATEIAEDIVNDIRENDEELSDIPIMIGVYREEEESSPVPGNFVAKTTVDGGSSSVGDWEDVEEENILFPSDEGEDKYYDDQELVTNFANEISDFFPNYVGMVGEGFYVDEELQKLRMDIPIEFYGKGEVIGFTQYVYGLIEEMFPNYYDIEVNINSSQKSESLLYRNAGEDEIQIHVYD, from the coding sequence TTGAAAAAATGGATACTATCCATTGCAGTAATCGCACTGTTTTTAAGTGGATGTATGCAGCAGACATCTAATGATGATGAGGTTGTCCAGGAAGAAACCAGCCAGGAAGAAGCCTCTATTGTGCCAACTAATAGACTTTCCGGGGAAAATTATCGTATGATTTTACCATATCAGCCAAGTGAAGCCAGAGGTGTTATTACGAACCAGGTAGCTAACCGTGTTGATATTGACGAAATGGAAGAAGGGCTCCGTCGGCTGTCAATGGATGTATATGACCCGGAAGATTATTACTTTCAGGAAGGGCAGTATTTCGATAGTGACCGTATCTATAGTTGGATTGATGAATTGAATCCGGAAGTGGATAAAGGGTCGGATGAAGAAACGTTCCGGGAAAATCCGCGTTACTTATCGCATATTTTAGAACAAAACTATTTAACACAGACGGAAGAAGATAATGTTCATTTAGAGGGAATTTCCATCGGGTTGGCAATGAAATCTGTGTACCAATTCCAGACAGATACCGGGGAACCTTATGAATATGAAGAGATATCAGAAAGTGATATGATGAATCAGGCAACAGAGATTGCAGAGGATATTGTAAACGATATTCGTGAAAATGATGAAGAATTAAGTGATATCCCGATTATGATTGGTGTATATCGGGAGGAAGAAGAATCTTCCCCTGTACCGGGAAATTTTGTAGCTAAGACAACTGTCGATGGAGGCAGCAGTTCTGTCGGCGACTGGGAAGATGTTGAGGAAGAAAATATTCTATTCCCTTCTGATGAAGGAGAAGATAAATATTATGATGATCAGGAGCTTGTTACCAATTTTGCAAATGAAATCAGTGATTTCTTCCCTAACTATGTCGGTATGGTAGGAGAAGGTTTCTATGTAGATGAGGAGCTGCAAAAACTACGTATGGATATACCGATCGAGTTCTACGGAAAAGGAGAAGTTATCGGATTTACCCAATATGTTTATGGGCTTATCGAGGAAATGTTCCCGAATTATTATGATATCGAAGTAAATATAAATTCCAGTCAAAAAAGTGAAAGCCTGCTTTACCGAAATGCGGGTGAAGATGAAATCCAGATTCATGTGTATGATTAA